Proteins co-encoded in one Listeria ivanovii subsp. ivanovii genomic window:
- the panB gene encoding 3-methyl-2-oxobutanoate hydroxymethyltransferase: MKRPVDFFAMKENGEKITMITAYDYPSAKNVEQADADMILVGDSLGMVVLGYDSTVPVTVDDMIHHTKAVKRGAPNTFVVTDMPFMTYHGSIDETIKHARQIIQESGAHAVKLEGAGEVVNKIARLTEAGAPVVAHLGLTPQSVGLTGSYKVRAKSTEEAQELIENALAVEAAGAIAIVLEAIPRQLAEKVTKALSIPTIGIGAGIETDGQVLVYHDIIGYGISRRAKFVKAYADIDETITPALSSYVKEVKETSFPEIKHSFTMAEEDLKGLYGKE, from the coding sequence ATGAAAAGACCAGTAGATTTTTTTGCCATGAAAGAAAACGGAGAAAAGATAACAATGATCACTGCCTACGATTATCCTTCTGCTAAAAACGTAGAACAAGCCGATGCAGATATGATTTTAGTTGGAGATTCACTTGGAATGGTAGTTTTAGGCTATGATTCCACGGTGCCAGTTACGGTAGACGACATGATTCACCATACGAAAGCTGTAAAGCGAGGCGCTCCAAACACGTTTGTCGTGACAGACATGCCATTTATGACCTATCATGGATCTATAGATGAAACAATTAAGCATGCACGTCAGATTATACAAGAAAGCGGTGCCCATGCAGTTAAGCTGGAAGGTGCAGGAGAAGTCGTAAATAAAATTGCTCGTTTAACAGAAGCAGGGGCGCCAGTAGTTGCTCACCTTGGTTTAACGCCGCAAAGTGTTGGACTTACAGGTAGCTACAAAGTTCGAGCTAAATCAACAGAGGAAGCGCAAGAATTAATTGAAAATGCGTTAGCAGTGGAAGCAGCAGGAGCGATTGCTATTGTATTAGAAGCAATTCCTCGTCAGCTCGCAGAAAAAGTAACAAAAGCTCTTTCTATCCCAACCATTGGCATTGGAGCAGGGATTGAAACAGATGGACAAGTACTTGTATACCACGATATCATTGGTTACGGAATTAGTCGCCGAGCAAAATTCGTTAAAGCATATGCAGATATTGATGAAACAATTACGCCTGCGTTATCAAGTTATGTGAAAGAAGTAAAAGAGACTAGTTTTCCTGAAATAAAACATAGCTTTACGATGGCCGAAGAAGATTTAAAAGGCCTATACGGAAAGGAATAA
- a CDS encoding thioredoxin family protein translates to MKKMMFFIAIITVLLTLSACGDNKKEAEDKANQTEKESAAFLQTISTSEFKQKMADKYTGFVYVGRPTCEDCQAFQPILKKELETRELKEPLAYYNTDKASKKSRDDMTTLLKKMNIESVPTIVYLKDGKVASTYKATDEPEKLTNWMNKVSKEVSE, encoded by the coding sequence ATGAAAAAAATGATGTTTTTTATCGCGATTATAACCGTATTGTTAACACTTAGCGCTTGTGGTGATAATAAAAAAGAAGCAGAAGATAAAGCAAACCAAACGGAAAAAGAAAGTGCCGCTTTTTTGCAAACAATTTCTACGAGTGAGTTTAAACAAAAGATGGCCGATAAATATACTGGATTTGTTTACGTTGGGCGCCCTACATGTGAGGATTGCCAAGCTTTTCAACCAATCTTAAAAAAAGAATTAGAAACGAGGGAGTTAAAAGAGCCTTTAGCTTATTATAATACCGATAAGGCCTCCAAAAAAAGTCGTGATGATATGACGACACTTTTAAAGAAGATGAACATTGAATCTGTTCCAACAATAGTTTATTTGAAAGATGGAAAAGTAGCATCAACCTATAAAGCTACCGATGAACCAGAAAAACTAACTAACTGGATGAACAAAGTGAGTAAAGAGGTCTCTGAGTAG